In Neovison vison isolate M4711 chromosome 11, ASM_NN_V1, whole genome shotgun sequence, one genomic interval encodes:
- the MED28 gene encoding mediator of RNA polymerase II transcription subunit 28, whose translation MAAPLGGMFSGQPPGHPGDSRGQASLLQAAPGPPRTSNSTLVDELESSFEACFASLVSQDYVNGTDQEEIRTGVDQCIQKFLDIARQTECFFLQKRLQLSVQKPEQVIKEDVSELRNELQRKDALVQKHLTKLRHWQQVLEDINVQHKKPAEIPQGSLAYLEQASANIPAPMKQT comes from the exons ATGGCGGCCCCACTGGGAGGTATGTTCTCCGGGCAGCCACCTGGACACCCCGGGGACTCCAGGGGCCAAGCTTCGCTTCTTCAGGCCGCGCCAGGCCCTCCAAGAACTTCTAACAGCACCTTGGTGGATGAGTTGGAGTCTTCTTTTGAG GCTTGCTTTGCTTCTCTTGTGAGTCAGGACTATGTCAATGGCACGGATCAGGAAGAAATTAGAACTG GTGTTGATCAGTGTATCCAGAAATTTCTGGATATTGCAAGACAGACGGAATGTTTTTTCCTACAGAAAAGATTGCAGTTATCTGTCCAGAAACCAGAGCAAGTTATCAAAGAG GATGTCTCGGAACTAAGGAATGAGTTACAGCGGAAAGATGCTCTGGTCCAGAAGCACTTGACAAAACTGAGGCATTGGCAGCAGGTGCTGGAAGACATCAACGTGCAGCACAAAAAGCCAGCCGAGATCCCTCAGGGCTCTTTGGCCTACCTCGAGCAGGCATCAGCTAATATCCCTGCACCAATGAAGCAAACCTGA